A segment of the Meles meles chromosome 4, mMelMel3.1 paternal haplotype, whole genome shotgun sequence genome:
ATGAGATTCCTGATTTGTTTGCATGCTTGTTTCTAAGAGGATACTGGAGAAGCTCCTGAAAGGACACGAGTGAATAGTCTGAGCACTGAGAAGGAAGCAGTGAGTTTTACCCTGGGAAAGATCACAGGGAAGCATGAGCACACAACAAATCCTCCCATGATCTTCTTAGGGACAAGACAGAGAAAACTGCGCTCAGTACAAAATAATCAAGGGGAGTTTTAGCTCAGAATAAGGAGCCCTCGGGTGCCTGATTATTAAGTCACAGTCCACCAGAAGGAAGGTCTCTTATGATTCCGACCAGCGTTTTGGTTCAAAACTAAAGAGGAGATAGTCTATTTTTACCCATATTCACCCATATATTTCTACTCTTTCCATTCTTCTTCCTGTTAAACACACAAAGCAGGCAAGGTCAGGGCCGTGTCCTAACTGACTTGACCAGTAAAGATACAAGAAGTTGCTTTTAGATTCATACAATGTATTACTCATGTAAATAGCaaaaggagcagggagcccgatgcaggtctccatcccagtaTCCAAACATGCCAGTCCCCAGATCCTTGTCCCACACACCAAACACagtgaaaccaaaacaaaagggGGCTCAAGGAATCCTTGGTGAGGAGCCAGTTTCAGACCGTATCTAAGCACTGTTACAGTCTGTAGTGATATCCAGAAAGCCTCATACCTCTTCAGAATCTGAGAGGCAATGAGAAATTATCTCCTGATCACCTCCCACAAGAGATAGGGAAGGGAACGGGAGATGGGTTTGAAAGCCTGTAAAGCTTCTCTCGCCCTCTCATGTTCTAGAAGGATCACAAGGTGTTCTGCCATGACTCAGAGTATCTGTTTGTTCAAGCTTTTGCCTCATGGGTTATATATGTGCAAACTAGCCAGGACACCATGGTGAAGCCACTCCCCTACAACAAGACCTCCCAACTGTTTACACATAAAGATTCTCAGGAATATGAATTACCACATAGGTTATCAGATACTCTAATTAGTTGTACTGATAAAGGCTTTGGTCAAATACATTCCATGTGTCTTAGGCAACTTCAGACAAAAATGACCATGATAGTGACATGTAGTAGTATAACCAGGCCCAATGAAAATTGGACCATAGTCGGGGTCTTCATCTGAAGCCAATCCAGCTAAATAGGTCATTAATCCAAATGAGGCAAGAGATACTGGCAATGACCCATACCCCTCCTAAACTGGCCAGCAAAAAATCCAGGGCAGTACAATTGTCCATTACCATTCATGCTAGAGAATTTAGAACAATCAGTGGTCTGTGAAAAATGTACAAGAAGTCCAACAATAACAGCATGAGCCTAAAGAGAATAATTTCAATGTCCAGGAAGTTCATATCATTCTGTTGTTTCTTGCTGAGACTTTTTCTGGAGTCAGTAGCTACTGGGAGGATTCtgagtttttaaattaagattatttGTTGACTAGTTGTAAAATTGAGGGTGGTGTTGGAACCCTGGGTTGCTGCTCAGATATCATACAGACAAAGCTAAGAGGGCAatggtccctccctccctctgcccagggTCTAAATCTTACCAACCAGGATTGTCTCTCTTCTTCCACACAACTTTATGACTAGTCTCTCACCTTTTCCCTGTCCTCTCCATTTCTCACCCACACCATAGGCTTAGACTCATCCTTGGTTAGCTCAGAAGTTCCTTTCTTCTATAATTTAGAGCATCCTAGAATATCTCCTACCCTCCTATGTGGGTCATGCCAACACCACCTGAGTTTTCACCTAATTCGTGGTCATTATAATCATTATCTATAATTGCCCAAATCCAGCAAGCATGGCTGGGTGGGGAGATAAACTAAGTTTCAGTCTCGCAGCCCCCAGCTCTCTTTATCCTACTTGCAAATTCTAGCAGTCCAGTTTTCCAGTGATAAGCataggagggggaaaaaacagagcGATAAGGGTAAATTATGTAGTCTGGGTTTCCTGTAGCCAGTTAGGGCTTTCTCCCACTCCTGAACCtcataaataaacattatacTTAAATGGGAGGCGTACTTTTACGTAATTATCACATTTGGAGCCCAAATTAACAATTTGTACAGCActacagcatttttaaaaaaatattttatttatttatttgacagacagagatcacaagtaggcagaggcaggtaaagagagagaggaagggaagcaggctccctgatgagcagagagcccgatgcagggctcaatctcaggaccctgggatcatgacctgagctgaaggcagaggttttaacccactgagccacccaggtgcccccactgacAGCATTTTTGACAGGTTGTCCAAttatctttttcagtttttaagagtTCACAATCTTTCTTAATATCACCTTCTTCTTGGGGGTTGATACAGGCGTTGAAAGGTCCAGCTCATGTCCCAGGTCACTCTCCACTGTTGGTACATTTAGCTATAAAAATAGCACTATTATTTTGTTGGGTGTGTTTAGGGGAAGCTAAATATGTAACATAGGTCATCTAAGAATCCTTGAGTAGTACTGTCCCCATATGCTGTGTGGAAGATAGTAGTGACTTATCTTGAAAGGGTTTCTACTATAGTCCATGCCCAACAGTATTCTCCATATGAAGGTGGGGCATCCGTACAGTCCATTTGCCAGGATTCACCAGGTCCAGTACCCTGACTTAAGTGCTCCAGTTTTCTTTGTCACTCAACTGTGTGGCTGGCAGTCCAGTTACATTTGTCTGTATGCTTCTTTCTGTATTGATTTCCAAGAGTCCTgcttttactatttcttttctgtttgtagaacCTTAGCCATCATTTTAGGGTAGGTATATTAATGacaatttctcttaattttcctTCATTTGGGGACGCGCTGATTTTACCTTCATTTCTAAAGGATACTGTTATTGGCATAGAATTCTGAACTGACAGTTCTTCTTTTTCATCACTTGATAAATTTTGTGCCACTTGCAAATGACTTTCATGGTTTCTGTTAAGAAATCCATGGTCATTTGAATTGTTTCTCTATAGGTGATACACTGTTTCTCTCACTAGatgctttcaaaatgtttttccttgTCCTTAGAATTTTGAAGTTTGATTACATTGTGTCTAGTCTTgaatttctttgggtttatcctGTTAGGGGTTTGTACAGCTAATTTTGATGAAATcgaatttacctatttttttgtTGCTTGTGATTTTGATGTCATACACTTGAAATTGTCGTCAAATTCAATGTCATAAAGATTTTCTTCCAtggtttcttctaagagtttcataattttataacttgtttaggtctttgatacactttgagttaatttttgtatgtggtataaggTAATTCTTTTGCAAATAATACCCAGTTTTCCTCCCCATCACTTATTGAAattgctttctttcccttttggtcTTGACATCCTTGTTGAAAATCGACTGACCATATAAGTGAGggttatttctggactctattctattccattggtctgtatgtctatccttatgctagtaccataatgttttatttactgtAGTTTTGTAGTTTTTCAAAGTCAAGAGGAGTGGACCCCCCCCAACTTTATTCAAGATTGTTTTCCCTATTTGGGGCCCCTTGCAATTCCATATGATTTTGAGGATCAGCTTCTCCAATACTGTGAAAAAACCTATTGGAATTTTTATatggattgtgttgaatctatagatcactgTGGGTAGTATTAACCTCTTAACAATGTTTTGCCTTCCCATCcctgaacatggaatgtctttctatttatgtaaatctaatttctttcagcaatgttttatattttcagcatACAAGCCTTTCACCAACTAGgctagatttttttccctcagtatttaattcttttagatgtcaatgtaaatggaactgttttaatttcctttttggattgttcacTGCTGATGTATAGAAACACAGCTGATTTTTATGTTGATCTTATACCCTGAAACATTGCTGAACTTATTAATGCTAGTAGTTCTCTTGtggattctttgggattttctatatataggatCATTTCCTCTGCAACTAGAGatagttttctctctttctttccaatttggatcttttaatttcttatctaatatctctggctagaacttccagtagaCACTTGAACAGCAGCAGTGAAAGTGGGTATCCTTGTCTCAGGCCTTCTGATTTTAAAGGGAAACtcttcagtttttcaccattgaatatgatattAGCTATGGTTTTTTTCATAAACACCCTTTATCACATTAAGGAACTTCCCCtctttctagttttctaaaaGACTTGATTATGAAAGAGTGTTCAATTTTGTCAAATCCATTTTCTGCATTGACTGAAATGATCAtgtaggtttctttctttcattctattaatgtattatattgattttgtgttcAATCACCCTTATACTTCTGATATACACCCACTTGGTTATGGTAAATTATCTTTCTAATAtgctgttggatttgatttgctaatattttgtcaaggatttttacatctaaaTTCATaagggatactggtctgaaataCTCTTTTAGGTGATGTTCTCATCTGACTTTGGTATCATGGTACTATTGATAGTAGattgactcttgatctttgggactgtgggttaaagccccacattggggctcaTTAGAGATTACTAATCtcatgtagagattactaaaaaaataaacttaaaaaagtaaatattgggggcacctgggtggctcagtgggttaaagcctctgccttcagctcaggtcatgatcccagggtcctgggatcgagccccgcatctggctctctgctcaacagggagcctgcttcctcctctctctctctgcctgcctctctgcctacttgtgatctctatctgtcaaataaataagtaaaatctttaaaaaaaaagtaaatatttggtagacttcaccagtgaagccatctggtttaGCACTTTGTTAGGAAGCTTTTAATTAGTGATTTAATctctttacttattatttatctgttgagactttctatttcttcttaagtcTGTTTAGGTAATTTATATTTCagggaatttgtccatttcttctaggttatctaaGTTGTTTATGTATAATTATTGACAGTGTTGACATACAATTATTCAAAGTATTCTTGTATAATCCTATCTCTGTAAGGTCAATAGTTTTGTCTCTACTTTCATTTCGAACTTTAGTTATTTgaatcttctctcctttttttcttagttaatcTAGCTCAAGTTTtgtctattttgaacttttttggtttcactgattttctgtttttctattctctatttcatttatctcagCTCTAATCTttaccctttccttcctcctgctggcttTGGGTTTGGCttgctcttcttttctaattCCTTAAGGTGTAAACTTAGATTATCGATTGGAgatattctttttaatgtaagcatGTACAGCTATAATTTTACCTCTTAACACTGCTTTCACTATATACCACAAGTTTGGGTATGTTGGTTTCTCATCCATCACAAGgtgttttctaatttctcttgatttcttctttgaagaagaaaGTATTAGGAAGCTTCCATGTGGATTCTTTCAGACTCCATGTGTGTGTCTTTTTCCCTTATGATCTGGCTATATATCCTCAGTACACCACTGTAATAAATCTTAGCCATGAGTACAACTATATGCTGAGTCCCATTAGTTCTTCTAGTAAATCTCTGAATGTGAGGTTGGTCTTGGGGATCCCCCACAAACTGATATGAGGATCAGATTGcttaatacatgtaaagcattTAGCATACATTTGGCTCATGATAAATTCTCAGAATAAGAATACTGATGATTACAGTGACAATGGGGATGACCAATACAGAGCCATGAATAGGATAGATGCTCAAGGTCAATCAATCCAATTCCCATCCTTCCCTCTATCTTCTCCCACTATATTCTCTCATATCTAAGCCTCGACCCAATACCTTCATAATGGCTTCTCAATGCTGGCAAGTACCTCAAGTTCAGCTTCCTGTATGACACAGCATAATagtaaggcccagagaggtaaaCTGAACTGTCCTGGGTCATGTCATGAGCCGGTGACAAAGGTGAAACAAGAACCCAAGTCTGCCCTTTAAATTCTGTACTGACTTCACTGTCTCCTGGTATATGTGATACAGCCTAGGAGTAAAATAATTAACCTGGGGCTAGGCTGTCAAGAACCCAGCTACCATTGAGGCAGAACCTTAAAAAACTAGGGAGGAATGGAAAAATAAGGAACCTTGAAAGCTAGGAAGTAAAGGAAGCCATAAAGAAGTCCAGCACTAAATTAAATGAGGCTATTATTTGCTCTAAAGGCAGAGTAAAACAACTCCTCCTGCATCTCCATTTCAACAGTACTGCCCTTCTGCTCTGTTCTGGGGTGAGGCAGTGCGCAGGAAGTGGCATGCACTAAGGGGGCAATCAGTATCATCCAGCATTGCAACAAAGAGCAAACAAGATGCAGGGTAGTCAGTACAGCTGGACTAGAGAACCCCCAAAGGAGAACCCCAATATAGAAACCACAGCAGGTAAACGGAATCCTCCTATCGGTGGACGATTGCGCAAAATCCCGGGCCATATATGTAACGAGAAGACACCAGAAGGGACCAGAGAGACACGCTTGAGCCCTGTCTACAGGACTCAAACCACGGCCGACCACCCCCTGCTCCCCACGGAGTGTGCAAAGGAGGTGTGCAGGAAAGGGGCACAGAAGATGTCTAAGGACAGCCCAAACAATGCTCCCGCCAGGCTTAGGAGGTGAGAACTCCCGGGAATGCGGTCCGCAGCGCGGAGACGCCCAGCGCGCTCGTCGGAAACAGCTGCGGTGGCGGTGAAGGACGCAGCCTCTCCCCCAGCCCACGCCCTTAAACTGACAGCTCCGCAGGCAAACCGACGCACACAGAGTGCCTAAGACCCGCCGACCGACGGTCAGATGGCGCCCCCGCACAGCGAACTTTCCACAGCGCCTACTTAGAGACGCCGCCGCGGAGGCCGCAGGGGCGGAAGTGCGTCACCGCCTTTCCGGCCCTCGAACCCGCGCCCGCTCTAGCACTCCCGGAGACGATCTCCACCTGTCGTTGGTCCTCCCGAGCCTCTCAGCCCCACTTTGTACCTCTGTGCCACCGTCCTGCGGAGCTGCGGCCCTAGTTGGGAAGGctgaggcgtgccgcggggctcCTGGGGTTCGCCCTGGGTCGCTGGCCACTCGGGAGGGTTGGCCGGGCAGCCGCATGGGCTGATTTCCCCGGGGCTAGCGAGCCTACGCCCGGTTAAGAACCAGTAAGGACTGCCCCTGCGTCAGGCCGCCCCTCAGTGACTCCAGGTGGACTGGACCAGCTGGCCCTAGAGTTCAGTACCGTGAGATAGGTCCAAGCTCCAATTCACCCTGAGCTGGCCGAGCCTGCGCTGGGCTGAAAACGTTTCCCCCTCCTCTGAGCCCCTCAGTCACGCTGGCGCCAGAATGGATATGCATCCGTCCCTTGGACCGCCTGCCACTTGCATTGAACAGCACGTCCCGCGCACTCCCCGACCTCCACGTCTACCCCACCACCGCACGCAGCACGCACTGACCTGGCTTtgtctttcctccccaccccacttcccgatctgctcctctcccttgcaGCACTTGACACAATTGTAATTACGTATTTGTTTAGGAactaatttaatatattttccccTTCCCTAGACCATACACTCCAagagggcagggaccatgtcCCTCTGATTCGAGGTTGGTTATAGCAGAAGTTCTGGCAGTTAAGTGAGCCATAAACATCTGTTGAATGGATAGATGAGTCTGTTCCAAGGAAGGAGGGATTTAATAAATATAGGCGAGAATGAACGTAAGGTGATGCGGCGATCCATTAAAAGATGGGGGCAAAGTTCAGCTCATGGAAGTTGGCCCACAATTTCTGACCGCTGATTCTAAGCCAGAGGAGAGTTGATGATACTGAGTACTTGCTGTGGTTGCCGCAGGCAACCAGAGAGGACTTCCTGGAGGCAGAGTGTGGACATTTCCAGCTCCCCACAAAGGGGAGCTCCACAAGACAAAGGGAACTCACTATAGAGGGCATGTGGAAATCTGAGGAAACAAAGTCCCTATTTGTGGGTCACTTAGAAAGTTAAAGAGTAACCTGGGGGTTATCAGAATGGCTTGAATTAAGTCTGAACCTCACATTATTTCAGCAATGGCTTTAGAGTCAATGGCACAGCTTTATCCTTCTTGGGCCTGCTGGCAGGGACCTGGCCTGATACCTCCCAGGAGGTCCCAAGAAAATGGTCAGCTCCCCTCATTGAAGCCAGGACAGTTGTAAGAGAAAGTCCCCACTACACTCTGAACCTACAATCCTCATCATGAAATAAAGCAATTGATTTGAATCCTTATCAACTCTGACATTTCGTATTTGCAAGATTCCCCATCTGCCCTTGCTGGAGAAGTGTGCAAGTAAGGGCTCCAGGCCTCAGGCTCAGGGACTGAAGTCTGAACCTCTGCTTGAAGAGTTGCCAGTCTGGGAGGATCTATGGATCATTTAAAGATAAAGAAGGGAGAGATATGAAACAATAAGTGCTTGGTGCATTTCTGCTGAATGATCTAATAAATTaacgaataaataaatgcatgagaAAATAAAGGTATGAATGGTCAGTAAATCATGGGGGTAGGGTAGGATCCAAGAAAGCTTTATAGACATCATGCTGGAGCTGAGTCTGAAAAGATCAGAGCATAACCTAAAGCTGGTGAGGGGACTGTGACCATAGCCAGAGGCTTCTTTCTGGGCTTCCTTCTggtcccacccctcctcccaccaggTTGCAGCAAGTGCTAAATCGAAGAGAACACTTTGCTCCCAGGTTTATTTAATATAACTTACAGTTACAGGGCAAGGTCCAGGCAGACAGACCTTTTCATCCCTGACTTGTCACGGCTTCTTAAAAGCTCTCTGGCACACAGAGAACAGTGTGTCCAGAGTTTAACCTGGAAGGGCACAGGCATGGTGTTCTGGGGTCTGGTGCTCGGAACCCTGCTGGTGTTCATCGTGGGGTTCCTGTATCTGTTGGGGCTGACCCGGCAACGCAGGCCCCAGGAGCCCCCTCTGGATAAAGGCCCTATACCCTGGCTGGGCCATGCCATGGCTTTCCGGAAGAATATGTTTGAATTCCTGAAGCACATGTGGGCCAAGCATGGAGATGTGTTTACAGTGCAGCTAGGCGGCCAGTACTTTACCTTTGTCATGGACCCCCTCTCCTTTGGCCCCATCCTCAAGGATGCACAGAGAAAACTAGACTTTGTGGAGTATGCGGAAAAACTCGTGCTAAAGGTATTTGGGTACCAGTCGGCGCAAGGAGACTACCGGATGATACACTCGGCCAGCACCAAATACCTCATGGGGGACGGCTTGGCAGAGCTCAACAAAGCCATGCTGCATGGGCTGTCCCTGGTCATGCTGGGGCCCATGGGCCAGAGTCCGGATGCTAGTTGCTGGCGTGAAGACGGCCTCTTCcacttctgctacaacgtcttgTTCAAGGCTGGCTACCTGAGCTTATTCGGCTATACAAACGACCAGGAGCAGGACCTGCGACAGGCCGAGGAGTTGTTTGTCCAATTCCGCAAGTTTGACCGCTTGTTCCCCAGGTTTGTTTATTCCTTGCTGGGGCCCCGGGAGTGGCTAGAAGTGGGCCGGCTCCAGAGTCTCTTCTACAAGGTACTGTCCGTGCAGCACAACTTGGAAAAGAATGGCATCAGCAGCTGGATATCCTACATGCTTCAGTATCTGAGGGAGCAGGGAGTAGCTCCAGCCATGCAGGACAAGTTCAACTTCATGATGCTCTGGGCCTCCCAGGGGAACACGGGCCCGATCTCTTTCTGGGCACTCTTGTTCCTGCTAAAGCACCCAGAAGCCATGCAGGCTGTGAAGGAGGAGGCCACCCAAGTCCTGGGGGAGGCCAGGCTGAAGGCCAGGCAGTCCTTCGACTTCGACGTCAGCGTCCTGCACCGCACTCCAGTGCTGGACAGCGTGATGGAGGAGACGCTGCGGCTGGGGGCTGCGCCCACCCTCCTGAGGGTGGTACACGGTGACCACGTCCTGAAGATGGCCAATGGACAGGAGTACCAGCTCCGAAGTGGAGACACTGTGGCCCTTTTCCCCTATCTTTCAGTGCACATGGATCCTGACATCCACCCGGAGCCCACTGCCTTCAAGTATGATCGCTTCCTCGACTCCAGTGGTAGCCGCAAAGTGGACTTTTACAAGGCCGGCAAGAAGATCCACCACTATACCATGCCTTGGGGCTCAGGTGTCTCCATCTGCCCTGGAAGGTTCTTGGCCATCAATGAGATGAAGCTCTTTGTCCTGCTCATGGTCACGTACTTTGACCTGGAGCTCGTGGACCCTGACACACCTGTGCCACCTGTGGACCCCCGCCGCTGGGGCTTTGGCACCATGCAGCCCAGCCACGAGGTGCGCTTCCGTTACCGCCTGCGACCTATCGACTGATCCTTGGCAAGGTGGCTGTGAGCCTGGCATCCAGACCTCCCTTGGGATCTCCACCTTCTCCAGCCCTTCTGAAGCAACCCCCCCTTCCCTCAGGTTCTGTGGGATCTCCTACCTCTGTCCAGGTGGCCTTCCTTAGCTCTCTGGCTTTTCTCTAGCTGTTTGATAGGCTTATCCATCTCTCTTGAAATCACCGTCTCTCACAGTGGGTTCTGCagaaaccgcccccccccccatacaaAGTCCACAGGAAGAGGAACTCTCTAGGGGAAACTTAGTTTTGGAAAGAATGTCTACCTTGACAAGTCCTGCGGTACAGAAACGGGTTATCATGAGCCATGATAACCCCTTGCAAATGCTACCCTCCACCCTTCCACCTCACTGTATTATTTTCCTCAATGCCTATTCCACATTCTGTGGAATTCAGGTTCATCCAGAGCAACACAAGGCAAGGCATGtgtgtaatttttaatttcctagttgacacattttttaaaaagcaaaaagaaacaggtgaagttCATGATCATGATATATTTAACTTAgcccaatatatccaaaatattagcATTTCAATATGTCATCAATATAAGAATATTAGTgaaatgtttttacatttctttttcttgtgttgcCTGCAAAATCTGGCGTGTACTTTTTCTCCTTGCAGCATGTCTCATGTCAGACCAGCAACATTCTAAGTGCTCAACAGCCATGTGTGGCTTGTGGCTCCTGAATTGGATAGAGCGGGTCTGGAGACATGTTGCCTTTTAGATGGGAGTTATTCAAGGGGTCCCTACTCCGTGGGGACCCTCcacacccccaccaccccaccaccccaggGTGATCTCAGTCCCTCCTCTGGTTTCCTCAACCATTGTTGAGCTTGGAGCCCTCTCTGACTTCCAGACCCTCATCCTCCCCACTGGGGTCCCACAGACCCTCTGACTCAGTTTGGCTCACGTAGAACTCAGCATCtgtcccccacctctgccctgaACCACGTCCTTCTCTGGatctccctgtctgtctctcctcaAAACATCACCACCCATCTATCCCCccaaagacagacacagagatgacATCCTCACAGCTCTCACCCACAGTCAGGCCCCAGTTCTGTCAGTTCAAGCCCTTGCAGTGTCTCTGCAactgtcccctcccaccccccaccctgcgaTAGCTCAACACTCTGCATCTCTCCACACCAGGCCTGCCTGGCCCTCTCTTCACCCTGCCCTTTCTCCAAACCTTTCGCGTCTGATTGtcattctctcactttctgtctccTCCACACACCTAACATTTAAACTTTGCCACAGTTGGTCCCCAAATTTTCAATCCAGCACAATTCAAGATTGCCAACATTCTCCAGTGGAATGGTCTGTAGAATTGTTTGCTTTAATGGCCAACGGGTGGAAATCTTCCTGGATCTCCCCGCTCCCATCCTCTGGCCAGAAATGGACTCTATCCCCTGAGGCTCCCCTAGCACAGTTTACATCTTAGCACCTCTGTTATGTGCCTTCAATTTCTGtgtcctgctccctcccccagacTGGAGCTCATAGGGCTTGGTGTCTTATTACTTCATCTCTGACCCCCAATTCCCCAAATGGagattaaatgataaaaaatCGACTCCATCTCAGCTATTTTACTTCATGTCCTCGAAtcatttccttcccctccctggccTCACTCAGCTTTCTGGCACAAGAAATGGCGACAGTCCCATTGCCAGGTATGCTTACTAGGGCTGGGAGAGGGTGAGAGTGTGTTGCTGGCTGCCAGAGCTGAGCTGCCCCAGACAGGAGGGGCAGATGCTGTGGGGACTGGCCAAGGGTCCTGCAGAAGGGGGACCAGGCAGCATAGACCCCCTGTGAGGATGCCCAGTGGGGCTTCTCTCTTACTCATCTATCCCACATCTATGACtgatctcttccattttttttttttttttttttttttttgaggctggCTGTTCTGTCCAGAGTTTTGCCAGGACAACAGGCTGTTAGAGCAACTCAGGTAGGGCCTGGGGCTGGAGTTAGGAATCTGTCCCCGTTAGCTATGTGACTCTGGGCCAGAGTCTGCCCTTCTCTGAGTCTAGCTGCCCCCAAATGATGATGTCTGCATGGAGCTAACAGAGCTCAAGCCAGTCAGGAGGAATATTCAGGAAGAATATTCCCTCCTATTCCACAAGGGGCTAGGAGCACAAGAAAAAATGACATGGGGAACACAGGAGAAGGTGAAGGGGACTGAGAGGCTGGGAGGCACAATGGGGAGATTACCAACGAGCCTCTCCTGGCTTTCCACACAGCCAGGTCCTATGCCGGATCAGGGCAAAGACGCAGAGCCTTCACACACTCCTGGGCCCTGCCCAGACCTAGGTGCTGCATCCCCTCATTTTCCCCACACCCAGAGAAATCGGGACCAGGGACCTGACCTGAGGGCCCAAGTCCATTGAATCAAGAGGTCTCAAATGAAAGTGACTTTGTTTAGAAATCCCAGGAACTTCATGTTTGAGGGTATGCCTGGGACCAAGGGAATCCTCCATGGATCAGGTTGAGATGAATACAAGTATACCGTCCCACAGTCCTGGATATCCACCACAACAACAGCGAGGAAACACCAGGAAACAGCGAGCACCCAGGATTAGagtgtgtgcacagagcccatgCCTACCCAAGGGCAAGGTAGGGCCCCATGGCAACTGTAGTCCTATGTGTTTTGCATGAGGGCTGGACACACTCTCTACAAGGACTACCCTTCCTTCCCTACCAGGGGCCTTGAGGCAATAGGAAGACTGAGACCCCCAAGGACATCTAGTCACTACATATTTTGACACAACAGGCCTGACCTCCCAATCCTCATTTCTGTACCAGTTTCTTCTCCCTCAAAGAATAGCCCACAACGTGCATTCTCTGACGATAGCTTATAAAAGAACGAGATCTGGGGTGACATACCAGTGgcagatttgcaggcatctgggaaagaaaagaggtttttgtgttggtttggtttggctttttccaccaccacccccataGGTAGTAACTGTTGTAAACCCTCACACCTTCACAGAGTAGAGGGTGGGCAGCCTTGCTCCCAGACAGAGCCGTCCGTGCCTGTCCTTCTCCCTGGGTAAGCCAGGGGAATAGTCCGTCTTGCGTCGGAATCTGAGGGCCAAGAGAATCCTGGGAGCTTTCCTTCCCAGGAAAGAGCAGCAGGAGGAACCAACGTCCAGGTTGGGAAGTAAGGTCAGGATGAAGGGGGCTC
Coding sequences within it:
- the LOC123940939 gene encoding 5-beta-cholestane-3-alpha,7-alpha-diol 12-alpha-hydroxylase — its product is MVFWGLVLGTLLVFIVGFLYLLGLTRQRRPQEPPLDKGPIPWLGHAMAFRKNMFEFLKHMWAKHGDVFTVQLGGQYFTFVMDPLSFGPILKDAQRKLDFVEYAEKLVLKVFGYQSAQGDYRMIHSASTKYLMGDGLAELNKAMLHGLSLVMLGPMGQSPDASCWREDGLFHFCYNVLFKAGYLSLFGYTNDQEQDLRQAEELFVQFRKFDRLFPRFVYSLLGPREWLEVGRLQSLFYKVLSVQHNLEKNGISSWISYMLQYLREQGVAPAMQDKFNFMMLWASQGNTGPISFWALLFLLKHPEAMQAVKEEATQVLGEARLKARQSFDFDVSVLHRTPVLDSVMEETLRLGAAPTLLRVVHGDHVLKMANGQEYQLRSGDTVALFPYLSVHMDPDIHPEPTAFKYDRFLDSSGSRKVDFYKAGKKIHHYTMPWGSGVSICPGRFLAINEMKLFVLLMVTYFDLELVDPDTPVPPVDPRRWGFGTMQPSHEVRFRYRLRPID